One Amorphoplanes digitatis genomic window carries:
- a CDS encoding calcium-binding protein → MATVPVLVAPAQAATAGVASVVEGTKIQYKAGSKTTNKVVVTRSGNAVTIDDVVAVKPGKGCKKVDRTKVRCTTRKAPTRVRVYLGAKNDSVVNKADLPMTAAGGDGTDKITGGARADLLSGGTGKDQIWGGGGNDALDGGDGADRVHGGAGNDSLHGHYGNDFLYGDAGDDNISGDEDNDKEYGGTGSDHFFQNPIPYGKTGADRVSGGGGVDYVTYQGRSKAITADLDGATGDDGEAGEHDTLLADLEGVEGGNGNDRLTGHSGHDSLAGGPGNDTLRGLGGNDYLTGHQGQDRLEGGDGNDMLDGDYDSTDAAADVLLGGGGVDSVHYSQYTRPITVDLDGASRDDGQAGEHDTVGSDVEILEGGRGSDHLTGNAAANRIFGGSGNDVLRGGGGDDLLSGDDGADTLYGEAGDDWLDTGGGSYPESDHLDGGDNATETGDDCWVDAPDVATNCEYSQLYWPDPVPGGIGFPA, encoded by the coding sequence TTGGCCACGGTCCCTGTCCTCGTCGCGCCCGCGCAGGCGGCAACCGCCGGCGTCGCGTCCGTGGTGGAAGGCACCAAGATTCAGTACAAGGCCGGGTCGAAGACCACCAACAAGGTCGTGGTCACCCGCTCCGGCAACGCCGTCACGATCGACGACGTGGTCGCCGTCAAGCCGGGCAAGGGCTGCAAGAAGGTCGACAGGACCAAGGTTCGCTGCACCACCCGGAAGGCGCCCACCCGGGTCCGCGTCTATCTCGGCGCCAAGAACGACTCGGTGGTCAACAAGGCCGACCTGCCGATGACCGCCGCAGGCGGCGACGGCACGGACAAGATCACCGGCGGCGCGCGCGCCGATCTGCTGAGCGGCGGCACCGGCAAGGACCAGATCTGGGGTGGCGGCGGTAACGACGCTCTCGACGGCGGAGACGGCGCCGACCGGGTGCACGGTGGTGCCGGCAACGATTCCCTGCACGGCCACTACGGCAACGACTTCCTGTACGGCGACGCCGGCGACGACAACATCTCCGGCGACGAGGACAACGACAAGGAGTACGGGGGTACCGGCTCGGACCACTTCTTCCAGAACCCGATTCCGTACGGCAAGACCGGCGCCGACCGGGTCAGCGGAGGCGGTGGCGTCGACTACGTCACCTACCAGGGCCGCAGCAAGGCGATCACCGCCGACCTCGACGGCGCCACGGGTGACGACGGCGAGGCCGGCGAGCACGACACCCTCCTGGCCGACCTGGAGGGTGTCGAGGGCGGCAACGGCAATGACCGTCTCACCGGCCACTCCGGCCACGACTCGTTGGCGGGCGGCCCGGGCAACGACACCCTGCGCGGCCTCGGCGGCAACGACTACCTCACCGGACATCAGGGCCAGGACCGCCTGGAGGGCGGCGACGGCAACGACATGCTCGACGGCGACTACGACTCGACGGATGCCGCGGCGGACGTCCTGCTCGGCGGCGGCGGCGTGGACTCGGTCCACTACTCCCAGTACACCCGGCCGATCACCGTGGACCTGGACGGCGCGTCCCGGGACGACGGCCAGGCCGGCGAACACGACACGGTCGGCTCGGACGTCGAGATCCTCGAGGGCGGCCGGGGCTCGGACCACCTGACCGGGAACGCAGCCGCCAACCGGATCTTCGGCGGCAGCGGCAACGACGTACTCCGCGGAGGCGGCGGCGACGACCTGCTCTCCGGCGACGACGGCGCGGACACGCTGTACGGCGAGGCAGGCGACGACTGGCTGGACACCGGTGGTGGCTCATACCCGGAATCGGACCACCTGGACGGCGGCGACAATGCCACCGAAACCGGCGACGACTGCTGGGTCGACGCGCCGGATGTCGCGACCAACTGCGAGTATTCCCAGCTCTACTGGCCGGATCCGGTGCCAGGCGGAATCGGCTTTCCCGCCTGA
- a CDS encoding MmcQ/YjbR family DNA-binding protein, which translates to MSGPGDVPPEILDRLRPICRRLPEAYEEPAWIGVRWRIRARTIAHVYTPDPERSPFYARHLVAGEAPTVMTFRVPVDDLLGLTAGGFPFFQAPWGHNVVAAFLGDHTDWAEIAELITDSYREMAPKFLAARVALPPPGG; encoded by the coding sequence ATGTCCGGCCCTGGAGACGTGCCACCGGAGATCCTCGATCGGCTGCGACCGATCTGCCGGCGGCTGCCCGAGGCGTACGAGGAACCGGCCTGGATCGGCGTCCGGTGGCGGATCCGCGCGCGGACGATCGCGCACGTCTACACGCCGGACCCGGAGCGTTCTCCGTTCTACGCCCGGCATCTGGTCGCCGGCGAGGCGCCGACCGTAATGACGTTCCGGGTGCCCGTCGACGACCTGCTCGGCCTGACCGCCGGCGGCTTCCCGTTCTTCCAGGCCCCGTGGGGTCACAACGTGGTCGCCGCCTTCCTCGGTGACCACACGGACTGGGCCGAGATCGCCGAACTGATCACCGACAGCTATCGCGAGATGGCCCCGAAGTTCCTCGCCGCCCGGGTGGCGCTCCCCCCGCCGGGCGGCTGA
- a CDS encoding DinB family protein, which translates to MTMPFPSPMLPAAGHTEVFLRYLDYFRETVLAKIAALPDEKLRRSGLPSGWTPLELLKHLRYVELRWIEWGFQGRDVGDPWGDRRGDRWYVAPGETRDALLAALRAQGAHTTAVVSGNDLSTVGAPGPRWDGEQPATLERVLFHLLQEYARHVGHLDIVAELAGGPVGE; encoded by the coding sequence ATGACGATGCCGTTTCCCTCGCCGATGCTGCCGGCGGCAGGGCATACCGAGGTGTTTCTGCGCTACCTCGACTACTTCCGCGAGACCGTACTGGCGAAGATCGCCGCGCTGCCCGACGAGAAGCTGCGCCGTAGCGGGCTTCCGTCGGGGTGGACTCCGCTCGAGTTGCTCAAGCACCTGCGCTACGTCGAGCTGCGGTGGATCGAGTGGGGATTCCAGGGCCGCGACGTCGGGGATCCGTGGGGAGACCGGCGCGGGGACCGGTGGTATGTCGCGCCCGGCGAGACCCGCGACGCTCTCCTAGCGGCGCTGCGCGCTCAGGGTGCGCACACCACGGCCGTGGTCTCCGGCAACGATCTCTCGACCGTCGGGGCTCCCGGCCCGCGGTGGGACGGCGAGCAACCGGCGACGCTGGAGCGGGTGCTGTTCCATCTCCTGCAGGAGTACGCCCGGCACGTCGGGCACCTTGACATCGTCGCCGAGCTCGCGGGCGGCCCGGTCGGCGAGTAG
- a CDS encoding DUF6082 family protein, with product MILIAMLSIIMFAGTVAGVVISPVLLDTYYAGDRDFSVSADVGQAFGGASALVACMTLFVVLTSVILQHQQLKEIQRDKHSEFNEALVLMAIENPRYQQCWGGRVAPDGVEEDLFYYCSNVLKSWTRAWELKKIDEQQAREYLRGFFDSEIPRLFFEKHGDWHRRGQNRTHRERFQEFANEEYLRAIKAGPPHRRYERYPARQSVREPQLTRLETVDEVLPLHPVEGENRFG from the coding sequence ATGATCCTGATCGCCATGCTGTCGATCATCATGTTCGCCGGAACCGTCGCCGGCGTCGTGATCTCGCCCGTTCTCCTGGACACGTACTACGCCGGGGATCGTGATTTTTCCGTGAGTGCCGATGTCGGTCAGGCATTCGGCGGAGCTTCCGCGCTGGTCGCGTGCATGACGCTGTTCGTCGTGCTGACCTCGGTCATCCTTCAGCATCAGCAGCTGAAGGAGATTCAGCGGGACAAGCACTCGGAGTTCAATGAGGCGCTCGTCCTGATGGCAATCGAGAATCCTCGGTATCAGCAATGCTGGGGCGGCCGGGTGGCCCCGGACGGCGTCGAGGAGGACCTTTTCTACTATTGCAGCAACGTCCTCAAGAGCTGGACCCGGGCCTGGGAACTCAAGAAGATCGACGAACAGCAGGCGAGGGAGTACCTTCGGGGCTTCTTCGACAGCGAGATTCCCCGGCTGTTCTTCGAGAAGCACGGCGACTGGCATCGGCGCGGGCAGAACAGAACCCACCGCGAACGATTTCAGGAATTCGCCAACGAGGAATACCTGCGGGCGATCAAAGCCGGGCCGCCGCATCGGAGGTACGAGAGGTACCCGGCGCGGCAGTCAGTGCGCGAGCCGCAGCTCACCAGACTTGAGACCGTCGATGAAGTGCTGCCACTCCACCCCGTCGAAGGTGAGAACCGTTTCGGGTGA
- a CDS encoding SGNH/GDSL hydrolase family protein, translating into MRAGPFGTGLQPPVIRYAALGDSYSSGTGASPYTDELCRRSPVTYSNLIAGTVVNGLPVDRPNLAACHGAKTIDFYTSQQPGVPPQLDAVQLNTRLVTLTIGGNDLGFSAKFTGCYLGADCSTIGPLATPQELYETQVKLTSLYQQIRAEMNPDGRLMVISYPSILPVTGEPADPQPTPARWPNLGENLILPERNAINDATAQADRMIRDAVIATGDSHVTYVNGLDLFRGHRLCRESGV; encoded by the coding sequence GTGAGAGCCGGACCGTTCGGGACCGGACTGCAACCCCCGGTTATCCGGTACGCCGCCCTGGGCGACTCGTACTCGTCGGGCACCGGCGCCTCGCCGTACACGGACGAGCTCTGCCGCCGTTCGCCCGTGACCTACTCGAACCTGATCGCCGGCACCGTGGTCAACGGCCTGCCCGTCGACCGGCCGAACCTGGCGGCCTGTCACGGTGCGAAGACCATCGACTTCTACACCAGCCAGCAACCCGGGGTGCCGCCCCAGCTCGACGCGGTCCAGCTCAACACGCGCCTCGTCACGCTGACCATCGGCGGAAACGACCTCGGCTTCTCGGCCAAGTTCACCGGCTGCTACCTGGGCGCCGACTGCTCCACCATCGGCCCGCTGGCGACACCGCAGGAGCTGTACGAGACGCAGGTCAAGCTCACCTCGCTGTACCAGCAGATCCGGGCCGAGATGAACCCCGACGGGCGGCTCATGGTGATCAGTTATCCGAGCATCCTGCCCGTCACCGGCGAACCCGCGGACCCGCAGCCGACCCCGGCCCGGTGGCCCAACCTGGGTGAGAACCTCATCCTGCCGGAGCGCAACGCCATCAACGACGCGACCGCACAGGCCGACCGGATGATCCGGGACGCGGTCATCGCCACGGGCGACTCACACGTCACGTACGTGAACGGGCTGGACCTGTTCCGCGGTCACCGGCTGTGCCGCGAATCCGGCGTCTGA
- a CDS encoding CAP domain-containing protein, giving the protein MGRKTVRKVVSTVGVMVAGIGASLVATVVTAAPAQAAPVATSTLQTQLVTYTNNTRVRAGCKAIRVDARLLKAARGHSAYQARTKKMSHIGSGGSTFIQRGKAAGFANPRSENVAYGYRTASETMKRWMASPGHRANIVDCKAKTFAVGVAYATDGAPYYTQMFG; this is encoded by the coding sequence GTGGGTCGCAAGACGGTGCGCAAGGTTGTGTCGACGGTCGGCGTCATGGTGGCCGGTATCGGAGCCTCGCTGGTCGCCACGGTCGTGACCGCGGCGCCCGCGCAGGCCGCCCCGGTCGCCACCTCCACCCTGCAGACGCAGCTGGTGACCTATACCAACAACACCCGCGTGCGGGCCGGCTGCAAGGCGATCCGGGTCGACGCCCGGCTGCTGAAGGCGGCGCGCGGACACAGCGCCTACCAGGCCCGCACCAAGAAGATGAGCCACATCGGCTCGGGCGGTTCCACCTTCATCCAGCGCGGCAAGGCGGCCGGCTTCGCCAACCCGCGGAGCGAGAACGTCGCGTACGGCTACCGCACCGCCTCCGAGACGATGAAGCGCTGGATGGCCAGCCCCGGACACCGGGCGAACATCGTCGACTGCAAGGCCAAGACGTTCGCGGTCGGTGTGGCCTACGCCACTGACGGTGCCCCGTACTACACCCAGATGTTCGGCTGA
- a CDS encoding TraR/DksA family transcriptional regulator, protein MVRHELLRLRASAQAEAATLAEDLEALFTASRGSNADDEHDPEGATIGFERAQLTALLAAARDRIAEIDDALHRVDAATYGVCERCGQPIAEERLAARPFARCCIACA, encoded by the coding sequence ATGGTTCGGCATGAGCTGCTGCGGCTGCGAGCGAGCGCACAGGCCGAGGCGGCGACGCTGGCCGAGGACCTCGAGGCGCTGTTCACGGCGTCGCGGGGCTCGAACGCCGACGACGAGCATGACCCGGAGGGCGCCACCATCGGCTTCGAACGCGCCCAGCTGACCGCGTTGCTGGCCGCCGCGCGGGACCGGATCGCCGAGATCGACGACGCGCTGCACCGGGTCGACGCGGCGACCTACGGCGTCTGCGAACGCTGCGGGCAGCCGATCGCCGAGGAACGGCTCGCCGCGCGGCCGTTCGCCCGCTGCTGCATCGCCTGCGCCTAG
- a CDS encoding HIT family protein — MTDWREDRIRSALHGENPTVLGRLPAGFAVIGDVQWLPGYCLLLTDDPEVERLSDLPRSARSDFLESMARLGEAVERACAERDPAFRRINLEILGNTDPYLHAHIWPRYEWEPPHLVGMPVWLYPPDNWRDPASGLGPQHDELRAAITGHLAAQ, encoded by the coding sequence ATGACGGACTGGCGTGAAGATCGAATCCGCTCGGCGCTTCACGGCGAGAATCCCACGGTGCTCGGTCGTCTGCCGGCTGGTTTCGCCGTCATCGGAGACGTCCAGTGGCTGCCGGGATATTGCCTGCTGCTCACCGACGACCCCGAGGTGGAGCGCCTGAGTGATCTACCCCGATCGGCCCGATCGGACTTCCTGGAGAGCATGGCCCGCCTCGGTGAGGCCGTCGAACGCGCCTGCGCCGAACGCGATCCGGCGTTTCGCCGTATCAACCTGGAGATACTCGGCAACACCGACCCCTACCTGCACGCACACATCTGGCCCCGGTACGAGTGGGAACCGCCGCACCTGGTCGGCATGCCGGTCTGGCTCTACCCGCCCGATAACTGGCGTGATCCCGCCTCGGGCCTCGGCCCGCAGCACGACGAGCTGCGCGCCGCGATCACCGGCCACCTGGCCGCACAGTGA
- a CDS encoding calcium-binding protein — protein MVLLTAIGAGVLASPAEAASTGVVRVIKTTEVEYKAASGRANKVVVTRSGRTVTIDDNVRIKAGKGCKAVRGDKTKIRCKLPKSPTRVRVFAGTRNDTVTNKTGIASLLDGGTGSDVLAGGTGNDKLYGGSGNDILGGNENADKLYGQGGNDSLEGGIGNDLLSGGAGDDHLEGDVDPEDSHGPYGADVLLGGSGRDTVDYYRPKAIVDLDGAKGDDGAPGERDTVGADVENITGGDGDNVFTGNGAANRLTGGEGKDVFRGGAGNDELYGGYGSNRLYGEAGDDTIYTRYVGDTPHTYNADEVDGGANTAVGDLCHVSPIDVVTGCERLG, from the coding sequence ATGGTCCTGCTTACCGCGATCGGCGCCGGCGTGCTTGCCTCGCCTGCCGAGGCGGCGTCCACCGGCGTGGTTCGCGTGATCAAGACGACCGAGGTCGAGTACAAGGCCGCTTCCGGTAGGGCCAACAAGGTCGTCGTCACCCGCTCGGGCCGTACCGTCACCATCGACGACAACGTCCGGATCAAGGCGGGCAAGGGCTGCAAGGCCGTTCGCGGCGACAAGACCAAGATTCGCTGCAAGCTGCCCAAGAGCCCGACCAGGGTGCGGGTCTTCGCCGGCACCAGGAACGACACCGTCACCAACAAGACGGGCATCGCGTCGCTTCTCGACGGCGGCACCGGCAGCGACGTGCTCGCCGGCGGCACCGGCAACGACAAGCTCTACGGCGGGTCCGGCAACGACATCCTTGGCGGCAACGAGAACGCCGACAAGCTGTACGGCCAGGGCGGCAACGATTCCCTGGAGGGTGGCATCGGCAACGACCTCCTTTCCGGTGGCGCCGGTGACGACCACCTCGAGGGTGACGTCGACCCCGAGGACTCGCACGGTCCGTACGGCGCCGACGTGCTGCTCGGTGGCTCCGGCCGGGACACGGTCGACTACTACCGTCCGAAGGCGATCGTCGACCTCGACGGCGCGAAGGGCGACGACGGCGCGCCCGGCGAGCGGGACACCGTCGGCGCCGACGTGGAGAACATCACCGGCGGCGACGGCGACAACGTCTTCACCGGCAACGGCGCCGCCAACCGCCTCACCGGCGGTGAGGGCAAGGACGTCTTCCGCGGCGGTGCCGGCAACGACGAGCTCTACGGCGGGTACGGCTCGAACCGTCTCTACGGCGAGGCCGGCGACGACACCATCTACACCCGCTACGTCGGCGACACGCCGCACACGTACAACGCCGACGAGGTCGACGGCGGCGCCAACACCGCGGTCGGCGATCTGTGCCACGTCAGCCCCATCGACGTGGTGACCGGCTGCGAGCGACTCGGCTGA
- a CDS encoding DUF397 domain-containing protein: MSALDAPFLGHTYPNKPSGSSAVPADRLATTESAWRRSRRCVGESHCVEFKAVDGGAGLRNSRSPETVLTFDGVEWQHFIDGLKSGELRLAH; this comes from the coding sequence ATGTCCGCCTTGGATGCCCCGTTCCTGGGGCACACCTACCCCAATAAGCCGTCAGGGAGTTCAGCCGTGCCCGCAGATCGTCTTGCCACGACGGAGAGCGCGTGGCGCCGGAGCCGGCGCTGCGTCGGGGAGAGCCATTGCGTGGAATTCAAGGCCGTCGACGGCGGTGCCGGGTTGCGCAACTCCAGGTCACCCGAAACGGTTCTCACCTTCGACGGGGTGGAGTGGCAGCACTTCATCGACGGTCTCAAGTCTGGTGAGCTGCGGCTCGCGCACTGA
- a CDS encoding 3'-5' exonuclease has translation MHEPFERFLNVVDVEATCWGDGPPRGESSEIIEIGICVVDTADWRRVEKRRLLVRPSRSRVSAFCTELTGLTQADVDGGSDFATACARVRDELRGRHRTWASWGEYDRRQFERQCVGGAGYPFGSRHINVKERFAAAFGLRRGVGMSRALALAGLPLEGRHHRGDDDAWNIAAIVAELARRGQPVTA, from the coding sequence GTGCATGAGCCTTTCGAACGGTTCCTCAACGTCGTCGACGTGGAGGCGACCTGTTGGGGCGACGGGCCGCCGCGTGGTGAGTCGAGCGAGATCATCGAGATCGGGATCTGCGTGGTCGACACCGCCGACTGGCGGCGGGTCGAGAAGCGGCGACTCCTGGTACGGCCAAGCCGGTCGCGGGTCAGCGCGTTCTGCACGGAGCTGACCGGGCTCACCCAGGCCGACGTGGACGGCGGGTCGGATTTCGCCACGGCCTGCGCCCGTGTCCGGGACGAACTGCGCGGACGCCACCGCACCTGGGCGAGCTGGGGCGAGTACGACCGGCGCCAGTTCGAACGCCAATGCGTGGGTGGCGCCGGATATCCGTTCGGCAGCCGCCACATCAACGTCAAGGAACGGTTCGCGGCCGCGTTCGGCCTGCGCCGAGGGGTCGGCATGAGCCGCGCCCTCGCGCTCGCCGGCCTGCCGCTGGAGGGCCGCCACCACCGCGGCGACGACGACGCGTGGAACATCGCCGCAATCGTCGCCGAGTTGGCACGCCGCGGACAGCCGGTAACCGCCTGA
- a CDS encoding HEAT repeat domain-containing protein: MPFLIELLADPATSERDEILGLLTSLAIGYDESWLPDPFPVASYRRRAVGGGQVLRAAPAPTGDEDDGRYRYWESLDEQDQDRMFAHVELSVYDAVRAGVPLYCALLADEDPSVRLAAAYALAWFGEDALAVGGPLASAAGDARAEIAATALVALGLVGTGDPAAERVVRAALADDRDLVRWGAAVAHARLRGPAADPAAAAELLSWAGGDGPTRREVPFLDGDVSGLAGLALRQVGDAYAGAGFDALLARIPAVSGPEALPIVGEALRRAFPDGRLAPGVRFADLDGRQQRLLRALADSPGTWGWGGAPVFGNFMGMVLGYGLPFNPEGMRTFVDGR; this comes from the coding sequence GTGCCTTTTCTGATCGAGCTGCTGGCGGACCCCGCCACGTCGGAGCGCGACGAGATCCTGGGCCTGCTGACCTCGCTGGCGATCGGATATGACGAGTCGTGGTTGCCCGACCCGTTTCCCGTTGCCTCCTACCGGCGGCGGGCAGTCGGCGGTGGACAGGTGCTGCGGGCGGCGCCGGCGCCCACCGGGGATGAGGACGACGGCCGTTACCGGTACTGGGAGTCGCTCGACGAGCAGGACCAGGATCGGATGTTCGCGCACGTCGAGCTCAGTGTGTACGACGCGGTTCGCGCGGGCGTGCCGCTCTATTGCGCGTTGCTGGCCGACGAGGATCCCTCGGTGCGGCTCGCCGCCGCGTACGCGTTGGCCTGGTTCGGTGAGGACGCGCTCGCCGTCGGCGGGCCGCTGGCGTCCGCGGCCGGCGACGCCCGGGCGGAGATCGCCGCGACGGCGCTTGTCGCGCTCGGGCTGGTCGGGACCGGCGACCCGGCCGCAGAGCGCGTTGTCCGGGCGGCGCTGGCCGACGACCGGGACCTTGTTCGGTGGGGCGCGGCCGTCGCGCACGCCCGGCTGCGCGGACCGGCGGCCGATCCGGCCGCGGCGGCCGAGTTGCTGAGCTGGGCCGGCGGGGACGGCCCGACTCGGCGGGAGGTTCCGTTCCTCGACGGCGACGTGTCCGGCCTCGCCGGGCTGGCGTTGCGCCAGGTCGGCGACGCGTACGCGGGCGCGGGTTTCGACGCGCTCCTGGCGCGGATTCCCGCGGTCAGCGGGCCGGAGGCGCTGCCGATCGTCGGCGAGGCGCTGCGCCGCGCCTTCCCGGACGGGCGGCTCGCGCCGGGTGTTCGCTTCGCCGACCTGGACGGCCGGCAGCAGCGGCTCCTGCGTGCCCTGGCCGACTCACCCGGCACCTGGGGATGGGGCGGGGCGCCGGTGTTCGGCAACTTCATGGGGATGGTGCTCGGCTACGGTCTCCCCTTCAATCCCGAAGGCATGCGTACGTTCGTGGACGGGCGCTGA
- a CDS encoding McrC family protein, producing MRRFVLDEYQTVAFGAGDAALAPLLAGTGLVATTLTVDGRLRLTATSKVGVLQFQAGADAVELRVRPKLPIDRLFWMLGHARDDQGWREEVADLEAVEDFVPALAVAFTAATSRALAPGVLQGYRVAEEALPTLRGRLREADQLRGRLGLAPPLEVRYDDYSVDIPENQVLLAAADQLRRTLGVPARARRGLHRIAQALAEVSRWTPGTAIPETAANRLNARYRPALRLARLVLARHGTEHHAGATRAAGFTFDLNTVYEDWLTAVLRAAVTARHGGTVVAQHPMNLDDTALVDMYPDITWWRHDACAGVVDAKYKRAGGNADLYQMLAYCTALGLAEGHLVYATGAPRREYRLVGSGVRVVTHGLNLAAPLPEVKSQVEAIADRLAAGA from the coding sequence ATGAGACGGTTCGTCCTCGACGAGTACCAGACGGTGGCGTTCGGGGCCGGCGACGCGGCGCTGGCGCCGCTGCTGGCCGGCACCGGCCTGGTGGCCACCACCCTGACCGTGGACGGACGACTCCGGCTGACCGCGACCTCGAAGGTCGGCGTGCTTCAGTTCCAGGCCGGCGCCGACGCCGTCGAGCTCCGGGTCCGCCCCAAACTGCCGATCGACCGGCTGTTCTGGATGCTCGGCCACGCCCGCGACGACCAGGGCTGGCGCGAAGAGGTGGCCGACCTGGAGGCCGTCGAGGACTTCGTGCCCGCGCTCGCCGTGGCGTTCACCGCGGCCACGTCGCGGGCCCTGGCACCCGGCGTGTTGCAGGGCTACCGGGTCGCCGAGGAGGCGCTGCCGACCCTCCGCGGCCGGCTGCGCGAAGCCGATCAACTTCGCGGCCGGCTGGGCCTGGCCCCGCCGCTCGAGGTCAGATACGACGACTACTCCGTCGACATCCCCGAGAATCAGGTGCTGCTCGCGGCCGCCGACCAGCTGCGCCGCACCCTCGGCGTACCGGCGCGGGCGCGGCGGGGGCTGCACCGGATCGCGCAGGCGCTGGCCGAGGTGTCCCGGTGGACGCCCGGCACCGCGATACCCGAGACCGCCGCGAACCGGCTCAACGCCCGGTACCGTCCCGCCCTCCGGCTGGCCCGCCTCGTGCTCGCCCGGCACGGCACCGAACATCACGCCGGCGCCACGCGGGCCGCCGGATTCACCTTCGACCTCAACACGGTGTACGAGGACTGGCTCACCGCCGTGCTCCGCGCGGCGGTCACCGCCCGGCACGGCGGCACCGTGGTCGCGCAGCACCCGATGAACCTCGACGACACCGCGCTTGTCGACATGTACCCCGACATCACCTGGTGGCGGCATGACGCCTGCGCCGGCGTCGTCGACGCCAAGTACAAAAGGGCCGGCGGGAACGCCGACCTCTACCAGATGCTCGCGTACTGCACGGCGCTCGGGCTCGCGGAGGGGCACCTCGTCTACGCCACCGGGGCGCCCCGCCGGGAGTACCGGCTCGTCGGGAGCGGCGTCCGCGTCGTGACGCACGGCCTCAACCTGGCGGCACCGCTGCCGGAGGTGAAAAGCCAGGTCGAGGCGATCGCGGATCGGCTGGCCGCCGGCGCTTGA